The Canis aureus isolate CA01 chromosome 15, VMU_Caureus_v.1.0, whole genome shotgun sequence genome includes the window GGGCCTTaatatagtaggtgttcaataaatatgagATGGTCATTGAAGATAGACATTCCCTTCTTCTCTGGGCCTTTTTAACCTCTCTTTGCTGAGTCCAGACCAATGCTTCATCAACGGGTGGAAAGAGAGAGCACTTTACAGAGAAATAAATTGTAGCAATGAGTATCAGTACAGAATTTTTGCAAAGACCAAAGCTTTTTATTCAAACTAGGAGTCATTGATTTTCTGAAGACATTACTCTGAGCCCTCGGGGGAGAGGACAGCCTCGTTGATGCTCTGAGTGATATAATCTATGTTCCAGGCATTGATACAGGTGAAGTTGATCCGACCGTTCTTAGGGATGTAGATATGCTTTTTCTTGACCAGGTATTCCACCTTTTGGGCTGGTGATAATCACAGGGTCTGAGATACTAACTCCCCTCTAGTCAGGGTGTATTACAGGGGATAGGAAGTGTCAGCATTTCTGGGGATCCAGAAGGGTCTTTAATACAGCTCTACTTCTCTCAGGAAAGAATCAAACTCTGAGGCAATGCTGGGGACTGGTCACCTGGTCCGTGAAGTTTAATACTCAAATACAATTCAATGGTCATAAAGGGGAAGCTATATCCTCCTAGACACTTACAGTTGAGTCCAAGATAGCTCTGGGGCCCGTTCTGGTCTGTGATGTGATCCCAAGAGCCAGGGGTTCCCAGGAGCCGGAGCTTCTCCTTCACCTTTTCCTTGATCAGCATGATGTTCTCTACAAGCTCTTTCAGACTCTGCTTCCTGCCaaaggaaagagagcaagaaattAAAGAGCTTTCCCCTGCTCTCAACCTCCTCATTTCCATTCCTCTCTTCTTGCCTTCAGAAGCCCCAACCACAGTGCCTGAGGGCACGCTAGtggagcccagggcccagggcccagggttgGTTGGTTACAAATGGGAGGAGAGTTTCAGCTCATATTAATTTAAGTAAGCCAAGTAGGCTTGTAGGCAGATTTTGCAGAATAGCAAGTCCTTGATGCTGCCTAACCTCCTGCAATCTGAAAGGGTTCAAATAATTCATTGGACTATATCCCAAAGAATGTCCTATCACCCACTCCCCCAAAGTAAAGCAATCTTTGACATAGCCCCTGCTATTGGTATACAATGAGTCCTCAGCAAatgttgatgaatgaatggagtcAAAGAGGCAACTGGGTCGGGAGAATTCTGTGAACCAGCAAGTCTATACGTAGGTCTAGAGACTCTGCcatcccttcctgcccccaccctttccccttaCCATTCCCCCTGAAGAGCAGGGTTACAGAGGATGGAGGTGATAATGCGAGCACCTCTAGTAGGAGGGTTTAGCCACAGGGCCTGGGTGAGATTCATCAGCTGGGAGAGGACGCATAGCAGGAGCTGGTTGTTGAGTGCCACCACGACCAGGACCCCCACTCCTTCATCTGCAGCATTGGGACAGACAGCCCCTAAGTCTCCTCTATGACCAGGGTTTTCCCTTATGACTCTACCTTCAACCTGCAGAAGAGAGGGTTGGGCTACCTGGCCCTCCTCCCGGCACAGCCAAGCAGATATCCAGACCCCAGGAAGTTGTCAGAGGCTCTTCTTCCAGAAAAGATAGCTATAAGTAAGAGTCTCAAAGATCACTAAGCCCTCCCCCTCATCTTATagctgaggaaacagaagccCAAAGGGGAAATGATTTAACTGGAGtcagtcttggggcacctgggtggctcagtcagttaagcacccaactcttacttttggctcaagtcatgatctcagggtcatgaaatcaagctcCTTGagtttcactctccctctctccctctgcctttcctccctctctccctctataaaagttaaataaatttttaaaaataactggagtcagggacacctgggtggctcagcagttgagcatctgccttcagctcagggcgtgatcccggagttccaggttcaagttccacatcgggctccctgcgagaagcctgcttctccctctgcctgtgtctctgcctctctctctctctctgtgtgtctctcataaataaataaataaataaaatctttaaaaaaaataactggagtcaattttattttattttattttattttattttattttataactggagtcagttttattttatttttttaaagattttatttatttattcatgagagacacagagagagagagagaggcagagacacaggcaaagggagaagcaggctccacagagggagcctgatgtgggactctatcctgggtttccaggatcacaccctgggcccaaggcaggtgctaaaccgctgagccacccagggatccctggagtcaGTTTTAGTAGCTAGTTTTAGGAGCTGAGCTGAGAGGGTATCACAGAACCTGACTTGTAGCTCAGTGCTCTTCCCTTCTGCCTCCATGGGTGCTCTCTCTGGAGGCCTTGGCTCTCTCCAGAGGGCGGGAGATGTCAAACACATCATTTGTGCCTTGGCTATTGGCACCACTTCAGCACTAGGacttcccttcccctcctgcccATAGCATACCATAGATGCCAAAAATCTTGGACAGAGACTGGCTGCAGAAGAACTCAAAGTCCTGAGACACAAAGTATTGTAAGAATCCAGTATCTTCCTCCAAGTTCCCGGTGGACAAACCTTGATAAGGAATGTCAAAAAATGGGAATATCTGCTTGCtctgtagagaaagaaaaatggaaaaagaatgagGTCAGTGGAGGAGATGgtagatggagagagggaggaaagtcGGCCAGATGTTGGGCTCACCTTCATGCTGGCTATCAACCTTGCCCACTGACTCTGTGTCAACTTGCAGTCACCAATGTTCCCAATCACAAAGATACAGCCATGCGGGGCCTGCTGCAGGTAGACACTGTCTCATCAGGTACTTCCCCTACCAGGTGGGAGTGGCACTAGGACACATGGAGAAGTGATCCTCCATGTTGGTTCCTACTAAAGGGCCAGGCAAATCCAAGCCTAGTAAAGGCCTTCCATGACGACAAGGGAGGAGgggatgaaaggaaaataaaatcgtAATCAGGTCTGGGGAGAAGATTCTGAGCAGGGCCCCCTACCTCTGCCACATCGAGAAGCACATTGGGGTCCATGCACAGCTGCTTGGAATCCCACAAGGAGTATTCACAAACTGTAAAGCCCATGTCCTGGAAGACGAGTCCATGTGATTCTGTAGGAACACAGCCCCCCTTCAGCTGGTAcagaggaaatggaggcagaCATGTAAGAGAATGGGTCTGAGGGTCACTGGCTGAAGGTGAGGCAATAACAGGAAAGGGATGAGCATGCTTGGCTTGTCCACCATCTTGCTCatgacagagagtgagaaaggCAACGTGAAGATTGTGAATGGGGTGGAAATCAGGAACAGGAGAGAGGGGTCTTCTGTCACCCTCATTTTGCATAATACTCACCTTTTTTAGAAGAAATGATGTAAACTATTCGAGAATCTTTACGCCAGATTTTGAGGAACTGGGCCCCAAGTTGGAAGGCACCATTGTCACCAACAGTGTGCACGCCCCCTACCTGCCAGCAGAAAATAAGCAGACATAATTCTTTAAGAGTaatcatagggatccctgggtggctcagtggcttaaagtctgccttcggcccaaggcggtttagccccgcctgcagcccagtgggtgatgctggagaccctggatcaagtcccacgttgggctctctgcatggagcctgcttctccctctgcctgtgtctctgcctctctctctttctctgtgtctctatgaataaataaataaaatctttaaaaaaataataaaaataaaaataaaaaaagagtaataatgtTAGTACTGCCTCAGATTCAGATTATTCCTTTTTTGAAAGAGCTTCCAGACTGTTCCTTTCTTGAAAGAGCTTGTACATCCACAGTGTAGGCTGGTGCAGAGAACAGGGGCTCCAAGTTCTGATCCTGGCTTTGCCCTCCACTGACTAAGTCTCTGGACTCTGAATCTCAGGTGTCTCCTCTGTCAATGCCAAGGAGAGCTCCAGGGCCCCAGAGCTCCACTTCCTGTGTCTGGGTGGATAAGCAAAGGGCCCTTCACCTCACCCTGTTCTCCACAATGACTTGGTTGTACTTTCCAAAGAGGAGTTTCAAGGAGGCCTCCGTGAATGATTTCATACCCATCATTGGCATATACTCGTAGTTCAGAGACGGGTCCTGCGATATCTGAAGCCGGATCTTGGGCACCACGGAAGAAACCCAGGGTTGGCCTTCAGTGGTCATGCAGACTGTGAGGGAAACCATAAAGGGAGCTCTGGATGCCCGGCCTCAGGGCCTCCAAGTCAGGGCTCTGTAGACAGCCCACAAACAATGCATTGGTCCTGGCTTTCTTGGGGCTTTGAAAAGTTGCCTAGGAAaagacatctttctttttttttcacttcccctttaaaaaacaatgtactATTAGTgaatatgtataatttttgtctttttaaagatagcTGAAGCCTaggccatttttttaaatttatgccgCTTTAAAGGGCAAACATGACATACCACATGGAAGTTATAGACACACGAGGATAAGCAAAGGCAACCCTGACTTTCACATTGGGGAAGGTTGGCTGTATTTCAGAAGAGTCATTTGGGGGAACCACCCTTAGTtcagaggaggggagaaggaagagcctGAAGAAGTGTAGTGCCCATGCAGGCTCCCAAGCATCAAGCTGAAGAGAAGAAGCCATAGCACACACCAAATCCCTGGAAGACCCCAGTGAAGGACAAAAGGCACAGAATGACCTGGGAATCTTTTGCGCTTTTCCCCACTGGGCAATTCTGTTAACAAGAACAGAGTTCTCTGCTTGAAGAGGTGTGGGTTATATCTCCCAAGTCCTCTTTGGCAGTGCAATACTGTCCTCTGGGGGTGATCATGATATGAGTACTAAGTCTTACACACCAAAACTACAAGGTATCTACCTCTATAGGCCAAGAAAATCTTCTTAGGACAATCGTCTTGCTTATAGGTCTTTAACAAGCTGCCTTCTAGCTTCTGGGCCAAGGGCACATCCAGGAACACAGAAAGGGTGGGCATCACTGAGATAAAAAGTACAGCCAAGACTAGGCTgttccctgctcctgccccaaaGACTTCCTCTAAGCCTGGCCCAGCCAGGCTTGTCTCTTCCCGGAACCCTGGCAGATCCAGTGCAGAGGCTCTGGACAACTGGTTACCAGAGCAACAGAACCCTACCAGTCCCAGTCTCTTTGGTGGCGATCCCCCAAGGCTATCTATGTATGGGAATATTCTGTGGCAGTTGAGGAGGATTCCCTGAACAAGTGGGCAgagatggtggggggagggacagaggacctGGAATTCCCAGGCACCTTCTTTCTCTGGCTCCCAGTTGCCCAATTCAAAGTAACAAGGCAGCCCCTTAGAAGACAGGGCAAGGCAGGCAGCCCATGGGCCACCAGAGGGCTTCTCCTGCAGAAGTGAAAACCTCAGACCTAGCAATAATGCAAGTGGaaggatatatttaaaaagctcCTACTTTCATTTTGCTAAGGGCCccagattttaaaagtaatagaaggaaaacactgttttcttccatagttttttttaagattttatttattcatgagagacacaaaaagagaggcagagacacacaggcagagggagaggcaggctccatgcagggagtccaatgtggaacttgatcccgggactccagggtcacgccctgggccaaagggaggcgctaaaccactgagtcatccaggcatcccttccatagttttttttttcttttttaattttttttcatttattcatgagaaacagagagagagagagagagagagagagagaggcagagacacaggcagagggagaaacaggctccatgcagggagcctgatgtgggactcgatcccaggtctccaggatcacatcctgggccgaaggcggcaataaaccgctgagccaccggggctgcccccatagTTACTTTAAATAAAGAATCCTATGTTTAGAAACAGTGTAATCTTCAATTCAGGAAGCCAATCCTATTTTCTCTCAATTCTAGAGTCAAGACTTCACATTGGTTAACTGTGTCAGTGGTGGCCGAGCAGCAAGTGTAGATGGCAGAAATCAAGTGTAGACAGAGAAGGCCTCTGTAAGATCAGTCTtgcattttgctttcttcttttattttttaaaaataactttgtaaGTGattattgtggacactgctggtGTCTCCCGAAGATACCCTTTACAGCCCAACTGGTAGATAAGGCTTCTCTTCCAGATCCACCTTCTCTGGAAAATAGTCGTTGGCTAACAGGGGGTCAGCTCACCTGGAAACCACCTGGCAGTTTATACCCCCACCAACCGGGGAGCGGGGACAGCCAATGACTATCTCAGCCAGGCCAAGCCTCTTGTCTTGGGATGTCTCTTGGCTCGATTTGCACTTCATGGCCCACCTCCAAATCAAGTGAAGGCTAGACTTAACCTAGGACCACATCCTTGTGAGACCTCCTGTCCCCCTCGTGATTCCACTTCTTTATAGCTTCCTCCTACAGTGTACTCCCTCTGCAGATCATGACCTCCAAATTCTTTCCTCAGGCTGTGTTTTGGGAACCTGCTTTGCAACAAATGATTATGAAAATCACCCCTATTATTGTAGAAAACCTTAAAACCTCAAAAACCTCAAAACTTCATCGGTAATGAAAAACACTGATTTGCTACAAACAATCTACAACCACAGTTAACATTTTGGTGTACCCCCTTCCCAGTTTCTCTTTTatgatgtttatattttaagataattattatcaAAATTTACATGTAATTGTCATCACACATTTCTCACTTCACATTTCAGTTGTGAGAATTTCAACATGTGCACCATCAGCACTGTTTCTGTTGCAAGTAataaaaaacccaacccaaactAGCTTAAGCAAGAGAGATCATTTATTTTGTCTATAACTGGGCAGGCCAAGGCACATCTGACTTGAATCACAGTTCAGTCCAGAGTGTCAAAGTGTCACCAAGGCTCCAGCTTAATTCCCTGTGATTTCCTTGGTTCTGCTCTTCTGGAcgcttcagctttgttcttcagCTGACTCTGGGCACAGAGGAGCAAGAGTGAATGTAGCCAGTGTAAAATGATATGCATTTGAAAGAAATTTATATCACAGCTCtatttgcaaataaatgaaatgccAACTACCAAATGGATACTTAAATTAATAATGGGACATCCATATAACAGAATTCCCTGCGGCTGTTAAAGGTAGCCCtctgcactgaggggggcacttgacgggatgagcactgggtgttattctgtatgttggtaaattgaacaccaataaaaaattaatttattttaaaaaaaaggtagccCTCTGTGTACAGATGTGGAAAAATCTCCGAGATACCCCCCTTAGGTAAAAACAAGGGAGGTACAGAATAGAGAGCAAAGTGCAGGAACATTTGGGAAGGTGCGGGAGGTGGAAGATAAAAGACACATTTGCATGTGCATATGCATGGAAAAGCTCTGGAAGGATACACCAGTAGCAGGTAACTGTGAATGCCTCTGGAAAGTAGAACTGAGTGGCTGATGGACAAGGACAGGGAAGAAGGCTGACTTGCTTTTCACTGTACACTTGGGAAATGCTGAACAAAATGCATAGATTTCCCATTCAAAacctgtttatgtttttaaaaatggatgcaGCCTTTCCAGGCATTACACCTTTACTATCCAGAGGAAGGGAGAACAACTCTTCTCTTAGGTCCCTGGAAGAATGAGGACGTTTCCTTCCCAGAAGCTCCCAGgcccctttttcctttctcttggctgCAGTGAGTCACTGGCCCATCTCTGATCTTATCATGGTCAAGGATGGGATACTCTAGTGAGTTTAAATAAATCACCTAGAGCTGACAGTGGGGTGGATCTCTCCCAGACCACACAACTAAGAAGGACAGAAGGTTTCCCTAAAAGAGATCTCAAGTGTTCTTAAAaatgggagaggggagaagggatgCTAGGAAGGTGGTGAGCAAGTGTTCACTGCATTATCCATTCCAAAGTCTTTATGTTTGTGCTTCCAAATCCATTAAACATCCAGGGTCCTCATTGCTGTCTCAGCAGCAATAGGATGCAggatagttgttttgttttgttttaagattttatttcattatttgagtgagagagagagaaagcaagaacgaggtgaggggcagaggaagaagcagacctccccggcccccaccccccacccccagctgagcagggagcctgatgcaggggctctatcccatgactgggattatgacctgagacaaaggcagttgcttaatcgactgagccacccaggtgccccagggaagtTTTTCTTTGGACTACCCCAGACCATGTAGTGTGACAGGAGGTGGGAAGTCATCACAGAGGAGTTAACTGGCTTATGCCAGAGGCTCTGCCTGGGAGCTGATTAGCCCATAACTGGGAATGGAGTGTACATAGCCCCAAGTTCCCCTCTCTCAGTAGCCCAGGTACAAACATGGTTAAAATAACTAGAATAACCTGCCTTTTCCTACACAGTATGGATCACTAGCTGGTCATAGTCTTTCTCAGTTGTTCCTGACCATTCTTAGGGTGTTCTTGTGTGactgggttggggtggggagaatACCTTCACATTCATGCAGTCCTAACCCGCCTCAACCACATCTGTCTCTTAAGACATCACTTGGATTCAGCATTTCCCCACTGCCACAGATATTGGTGGTCACTCTGACAACTACAAAACATCAGTGTGGATGCTGAGGATCCGTTCTCTAAAGCCTCCAAAGCAATAAACTCTCACTTACCAGAGTGGTAAATTACatgtttggagaaaaaaaatatgagctGATGAGCTTCCAAAAGTGGAAGTTGGTGATTTTTCACTAAGTCTACCTGGAAACCCTTTTCCTAGTCTTTCTGGTAGcagcccccaccccattccccagCTTTGGTCTGTGATTCCCCAGTGCCAGCGCTTGCTGGGAGAAGACGCATGTGGTTCAAGCCTGGGCTCTTGGAGTCTTGTTGGAACTGGTGGAGAAGAGCCTTTCATTACTCTCTAGTCATAGAGCTGTAAGGAAACAATCCAAAAGCTCTCAGAAGCTACTGGCCCTGCCATGTAGGAAATCCCACCAAATGACACCAACAGCATGGGATGAGAAATTGGGAAAAACACATTTGTTAGTTGGCTCAAGTCTCTGATTCCTGTCAGTATCCCTTTAGATTCttggttgcaagcaacagaaaggAACTCTAGCTGATTTATGATTAAGAAGGATTTATTGAAAAGATCTATGGTAGTTCACATACTGGATAGGGATGCTGGAGATTTGGAGCAGGAAGCATGGCCACCATCAGACCACAAAGGGAAACAGATGGGGATCCTACTGCTGAACATCAGATGATGCAGTGACTAGCCCCAACCTCACAGTCCTCTGCTTTCTATATCTCACTCTGAAGTCCTTCGAGTATTAAAGGGCACCACTTCACTTCTGACTTTAATATCTTGGGCAAGTTTCTCCTCTTTTGGTCAACTTTAACCTGAAATCTAATAAGAATTCTGGGAAACAGGATGCCCAGATTAACTAAGATGACAATGAGATCATCAACCCACCACATCTCTGATCCCCTTCAGAACAGTAGCTATGGAAAGAATGTTTTatactttctgtctccatttcttcatcttccaATTTCTGTTGAGCCCCCCCCCGCATCACTTCACCACCAAAGCTCCTCTTATCAAGGTCACAAATGGCTGCGTTATCAAATCCAATGGTGTGTTCTCAGTCCTCTTCTTATTTGGTGTGTCAGCAGTGTATGACACAACTGGCCACTTCCTTCTTAAAATACTTCCTTCCCACGGCATCCCTTCCCTACTTACTGTTGCTTCTTCTTTCACCCtactgctgctgcttctcagtTGGCTTTGCGGGTTCCTTCTATTTCTGACCTCTAAATGTTGTAATACTCCAGGGCTTGGTACTcggaattcttttcttttttcatgcccggagttgttttattttttcccagctttattgagatccAACTGACATATAATaaacactgtgtaagtttaaggtgtacagtgtgtTGATCTGATACACTCTgaatttttctctcctctgtctaTGGGCACCATGCAGGTGAGCTTATCCACCTCCATGAGCTTAAATATCCATCTGTCAAATTTATATATCCAGTTCCAACTTTTCTCCTAACTTACAGATTTGGAAATCCAAATGCCTATCCATATTCCaacaaataattaataatttttcaaatttattgtgTTTATGAAACTAACTCATAGTTTCATATCCCATCTCCCTTGTCCCCTTCTTTCCCACTTTGGTAAATGGCAAGTCCATTCAACCAGGCGGTCAGGCCAAAAATCCTGGTCTCAtccttaacttctttttttcttttacacccTACATTCTAGTCCTTGGAAAACTGTATCAGTTTTATCTCGTAATGTATGTAGACTCTATTCTCTCTGTTACTGCTGAGATGGATGAAGACAGTGTACAATCTGTGTTTAAATGGATGACAGAGGGTACAGTCTGTGTGAAGATACAAAGACAAGAAGAAATGAGTTCTTTAGTAATGTTAGTATGGTTGGAATAATAGCGTATGGGGGAGGAGAGTGATGGGAAGTCAGGTAAGGAAGGTAGGCACTGTCCATTTAATGTCACACCTCTATGTTGAGGGGTCTGAATCTTACCACAAAACGCTTTAGAAAGCCATTGAATGATTTTAAGAAAGGGAATGACATTgtcagatttatattttagaagaatCTCTCTGGGGGCTTGTGGAGGATGAATTGGAGGGTAGCCAGAACTCAGCAGGCCAAGTGGAGACTATTTTAGTTAATTTGGTTAAGAAGTGATGAGGGCCTGAGCTATGGCAGTGGCTAATGGGTAAACTTGCCAGTTGTCCTCCCTAAAAATACCAGGCGCCAGACCAAGCATTGAGGGAGGTATTGGCAAGCAGGGATAGTCCTGAAAAATATCTGCTTAACTTAAACAATATCTTAAGTGTCaataataatttgcatttatttttgtacaatttttctatctcctgttttttttaagaatttttcattACATCaacttgcaagaaatgttaaaggacaACAAAGgcaaagtttaaatattttttcattttatgaggtcagaaGTCTAATGCCAGACCACCCAAGTCAATACCAGCTATCCACCAACCCTACCAAGGGGATGACATAAGAGCAGGCTAGGGATAAGAACTAGTTTGTTCTTAGGACTAGTCCTtcccaggacacctggctggctcagtcagttaaacctgcgactcttggtttcaggttaggtcatgatttcagggtcctgggatggaaccctgcatcatatccatctgttcatccatccagCTCCATGcacagtggggattctgcttgagattctctctccttctccctctgcccctcccccgctggAGTGCGTGTGGAGTGCTCACgtgcacacacactttctctctctctctctttttcaaataaataaatctttaaaaaaaaaaaaactagttcttTCCTGAAAATTAGAGGAATCCCTCACTCAGCTAGACTCTGGATCTTGAGGTTGTTGGAGCAGTAAAGTTCACCATCAGCTCCATATGTTTCTCCTTCCCCAAAAATGGTAGGAATTTCTCCATTGGAAAAGCAGCTGCCTACGCTTCCCTTAGTTCCCCAGTCTCCCTCCCTGTGGTTCTGGCACAATGTTCCAACATCAATTAAGTTCAGACTTGGACCCAGGGGGAGGCCTGGGAGGAAGGGCTCACtcacatgacccagcaactgGAGAGAAACTAGAGACACTGAGGGTGGTGTTGAGCTGATGTAAAGCTCTCCTGTTCCCACTTCTCTCTTCCCTGGGAAGAAGTGACCCATCCCTACCCCCTTCTGGGAATACCAACAGCGGAAGCAACGATATTTCAACTTGGTTCTTGCTAAAGAGACTTTGGGAACTATGTTTGCTGTGTCTTTGTGGGATGAAGGGTGGCTCCTCACTAGCAACTCAGAAGTAAATTGCTTTTGAACTTTTAGctcctaattttctttaaaagatgtgTATAGGCCAAGAAATCATAGAATGACTGGCCCTAAGGCCACTGTGAATGACAAAGACTGAAAGACCCAGTTCCTCAGACACCCAAGCATGAGTCTCCAATAGTTCTCTGGAAGAATAGTAACCCGTGGCAGGTCATGAGATCTTCCTGAGCTTGTGGTCCATTGTATTT containing:
- the GOT1L1 gene encoding putative aspartate aminotransferase, cytoplasmic 2 isoform X4; translated protein: MRLQPRLTSSLYPGGTLSRRLLRHGNYEVGGVHTVGDNGAFQLGAQFLKIWRKDSRIVYIISSKKESHGLVFQDMGFTVCEYSLWDSKQLCMDPNVLLDVAEQAPHGCIFVIGNIGDCKLTQSQWARLIASMKSKQIFPFFDIPYQGLSTGNLEEDTGFLQYFVSQDFEFFCSQSLSKIFGIYDEGVGVLVVVALNNQLLLCVLSQLMNLTQALWLNPPTRGARIITSILCNPALQGEWKQSLKELVENIMLIKEKVKEKLRLLGTPGSWDHITDQNGPQSYLGLNSQKVEYLVKKKHIYIPKNGRINFTCINAWNIDYITQSINEAVLSPEGSE
- the GOT1L1 gene encoding putative aspartate aminotransferase, cytoplasmic 2 isoform X3, which encodes MPTLSVFLDVPLAQKLEGSLLKTYKQDDCPKKIFLAYRVCMTTEGQPWVSSVVPKIRLQISQDPSLNYEYMPMMGMKSFTEASLKLLFGKYNQVIVENRVGGVHTVGDNGAFQLGAQFLKIWRKDSRIVYIISSKKESHGLVFQDMGFTVCEYSLWDSKQLCMDPNVLLDVAESKQIFPFFDIPYQGLSTGNLEEDTGFLQYFVSQDFEFFCSQSLSKIFGIYDEGVGVLVVVALNNQLLLCVLSQLMNLTQALWLNPPTRGARIITSILCNPALQGEWKQSLKELVENIMLIKEKVKEKLRLLGTPGSWDHITDQNGPQSYLGLNSQKVEYLVKKKHIYIPKNGRINFTCINAWNIDYITQSINEAVLSPEGSE
- the GOT1L1 gene encoding putative aspartate aminotransferase, cytoplasmic 2 isoform X2, with amino-acid sequence MPTLSVFLDVPLAQKLEGSLLKTYKQDDCPKKIFLAYRVCMTTEGQPWVSSVVPKIRLQISQDPSLNYEYMPMMGMKSFTEASLKLLFGKYNQVIVENRVGGVHTVGDNGAFQLGAQFLKIWRKDSRIVYIISSKKESHGLVFQDMGFTVCEYSLWDSKQLCMDPNVLLDVAEAPHGCIFVIGNIGDCKLTQSQWARLIASMKSKQIFPFFDIPYQGLSTGNLEEDTGFLQYFVSQDFEFFCSQSLSKIFGIYDEGVGVLVVVALNNQLLLCVLSQLMNLTQALWLNPPTRGARIITSILCNPALQGEWKQSLKELVENIMLIKEKVKEKLRLLGTPGSWDHITDQNGPQSYLGLNSQKVEYLVKKKHIYIPKNGRINFTCINAWNIDYITQSINEAVLSPEGSE
- the GOT1L1 gene encoding putative aspartate aminotransferase, cytoplasmic 2 isoform X1 encodes the protein MPTLSVFLDVPLAQKLEGSLLKTYKQDDCPKKIFLAYRVCMTTEGQPWVSSVVPKIRLQISQDPSLNYEYMPMMGMKSFTEASLKLLFGKYNQVIVENRVGGVHTVGDNGAFQLGAQFLKIWRKDSRIVYIISSKKESHGLVFQDMGFTVCEYSLWDSKQLCMDPNVLLDVAEQAPHGCIFVIGNIGDCKLTQSQWARLIASMKSKQIFPFFDIPYQGLSTGNLEEDTGFLQYFVSQDFEFFCSQSLSKIFGIYDEGVGVLVVVALNNQLLLCVLSQLMNLTQALWLNPPTRGARIITSILCNPALQGEWKQSLKELVENIMLIKEKVKEKLRLLGTPGSWDHITDQNGPQSYLGLNSQKVEYLVKKKHIYIPKNGRINFTCINAWNIDYITQSINEAVLSPEGSE